The following proteins come from a genomic window of Vallitaleaceae bacterium 9-2:
- a CDS encoding tagaturonate epimerase family protein, whose translation MMTMNDVMKKLKVRDADLVIYERSYTQYQHCQLQMIRLNKEKYIVIIGNGELKDQLEGEINDGYKLCPLTHHNRLVLNKYFEFTKPMAFGHKGATIGLGDRLGLASSGHIQAIVDKRIHPVLAQQSIRELNLTDRTYADVLDAACFAVFQEGYTGGFGADGDHLKKEDDIQKSIELGISMLTLDCTDYIDERFSETTEAIIRAGFMELSQEKRSYYESKYLDQTFNIEGTALHFNEIKLMKNSLIYGKAIEYMEYIYRTYIQTADRAIDFEISIDETMTPTTPEAHFFIANELYQHGIEVNSMAPRFIGEFQKAIDYIGDLNAFEETLIVHAQIADYFGYKLSIHSGSDKFRVFSLIGKHTHGRFHVKTAGTNWLEAVRLVAQENPALYRKMHIYALEHFHEAKQYYHVTTDIHAIQDIHQVSDIDLPAYMDDDNARQLLHITYGLLLQAKDQNQNFMFKNAFYRTLVENEDKYAQGLIKHIGKHIAYLGIKEKE comes from the coding sequence CGATGAACGATGTAATGAAAAAATTAAAGGTACGTGATGCAGATCTTGTTATATATGAAAGATCATATACGCAATACCAACACTGTCAACTCCAAATGATAAGACTGAATAAAGAAAAATATATTGTTATTATAGGAAATGGAGAACTTAAAGATCAACTGGAAGGTGAGATAAATGATGGGTACAAGTTATGCCCATTGACGCATCACAATCGTCTGGTGCTTAATAAATATTTTGAATTTACTAAACCGATGGCATTTGGGCACAAAGGTGCGACCATTGGATTAGGTGATCGCTTGGGACTTGCATCTTCAGGACATATTCAAGCTATTGTAGATAAAAGGATTCATCCTGTGTTAGCGCAACAAAGCATCCGTGAACTAAACTTAACGGATAGGACATATGCGGATGTTCTTGATGCGGCGTGTTTTGCGGTTTTCCAAGAAGGCTATACCGGAGGGTTTGGTGCAGATGGAGACCATTTAAAAAAGGAAGACGATATTCAAAAATCTATTGAGTTAGGTATTAGCATGCTCACGCTTGATTGCACAGACTATATTGATGAACGTTTTAGTGAGACAACAGAAGCAATAATTAGAGCAGGCTTTATGGAACTTTCACAGGAAAAGCGATCTTATTATGAAAGTAAATATTTAGACCAGACATTTAACATAGAAGGGACAGCGCTTCATTTTAATGAGATTAAGCTCATGAAGAATAGCTTAATCTATGGAAAAGCTATTGAGTATATGGAATATATTTATAGAACATATATCCAGACAGCAGACCGAGCTATAGATTTTGAAATATCGATTGATGAGACGATGACTCCGACGACACCGGAAGCACATTTTTTTATAGCAAATGAACTGTATCAACATGGTATTGAAGTCAACAGTATGGCTCCCAGATTTATTGGAGAGTTTCAAAAGGCGATTGATTATATCGGAGATCTCAATGCTTTTGAAGAAACCTTAATCGTTCATGCGCAGATAGCGGATTATTTTGGATATAAGTTGAGTATCCATTCGGGTAGTGACAAGTTCCGTGTGTTTAGTTTGATTGGAAAACACACTCATGGACGTTTTCATGTAAAAACAGCTGGAACAAATTGGCTAGAGGCAGTGCGCTTGGTTGCACAAGAAAATCCGGCACTATATCGAAAAATGCACATCTATGCATTAGAACATTTCCATGAAGCAAAACAGTATTATCATGTGACGACAGATATACATGCGATTCAAGATATTCACCAGGTATCGGATATAGATTTGCCTGCATATATGGATGATGATAATGCAAGACAGCTTTTACATATTACTTATGGACTTTTGCTTCAGGCGAAAGATCAGAATCAAAATTTCATGTTCAAAAATGCGTTTTATAGAACGCTTGTAGAGAATGAAGATAAATATGCTCAGGGGTTAATAAAGCATATTGGTAAGCATATCGCTTATCTTGGCATCAAAGAAAAAGAATAA
- a CDS encoding response regulator → MKRLMIVDDAAFMRATIKRMLDSHEYEVVAEAPDGSEAVKLYKQYQPDITTMDITMPNMTGIEALKAIKLYDANAKIVMVTSMGQESFIREAIMNGASSFIVKPFQKEKLLEVLDGITK, encoded by the coding sequence ATGAAAAGGTTAATGATTGTAGATGATGCAGCGTTCATGCGAGCAACGATAAAAAGAATGCTTGATAGCCATGAATATGAAGTGGTTGCTGAAGCTCCAGATGGAAGTGAAGCTGTAAAGCTATATAAACAGTATCAACCGGACATTACAACAATGGACATTACCATGCCGAATATGACAGGAATTGAAGCGCTCAAAGCAATAAAGCTATATGATGCCAATGCAAAAATTGTTATGGTTACCTCGATGGGACAAGAAAGTTTTATTCGAGAGGCAATTATGAACGGAGCCTCTTCATTTATTGTTAAACCATTCCAAAAGGAGAAATTGTTAGAAGTATTAGATGGTATAACGAAATAG
- a CDS encoding chemotaxis protein CheA, translating to MSKSYIDEPMTEAFVYETSQIVETLEEVIIASEKVGMFSAESINEIFRFMHTIKGSSAMMMFNDMSTLAHRLEDIFYVIREDMEISYDFTVLIDLILESIDYFKIELMKVKNGENPDGDQSVLLSQVSSYLEAIKTPDTTVVKPKEEPQQKYYIRPNKKDQNVQCYQAIIWYKPDAEMENIRAYTVVHNIADLVEEVVYSPADIIENDKSADEIRQHGFKLLMQTTSTKEAIKSYLEGTIFMEKLEFESITEQQYAEFLAAQSQPEESNEIKIPETSKKYVESQEKKEKQDISINTKQSMISVNIDKLDKLMDMVGELVIAEAMVTQNPEMIDLEIESFDKASRQLHKITGELQDMVMAIRMIPLSKTFMKMHRIVRDMTRRLDKQVQLEVFGEETEVDKNIIEKIADPLMHIIRNAIDHGIESASERIEKGKSSQGSIILEAKNSGSDVLICIKDDGKGLDKKKLYDKAIDQGLINSSFGELSDRELYHLILHPGFSTKEEVTEFSGRGVGMDVVAKNIESVGGTVLVDSVPGEGTTITLKIPLTLAIIEGMNIKVGHSRFTLPIVTIRESFRPQNSEIIKDTHGQEMIMVRGLCYPIVRLKEEYDIPHGEEDVEKGILIMVEEDNKSCCIFADELLGQQQVVVKALPEYVKKYKQIKGLGGCTLLGDGSISLILDVGEFNLSNVNAKVQV from the coding sequence ATGAGTAAGTCGTATATAGATGAACCGATGACAGAAGCTTTTGTTTATGAGACCTCGCAAATCGTAGAGACATTGGAAGAGGTTATTATAGCTAGTGAAAAAGTAGGAATGTTTAGTGCGGAGTCCATCAATGAAATCTTTAGATTTATGCATACAATCAAGGGCTCTTCAGCAATGATGATGTTTAATGATATGAGTACTCTTGCACATCGTTTGGAAGATATATTTTATGTTATTCGAGAAGACATGGAGATATCTTATGATTTTACGGTGCTTATTGATTTAATATTGGAAAGCATTGATTACTTTAAAATAGAATTGATGAAAGTGAAAAATGGGGAGAACCCCGATGGTGATCAATCTGTTTTATTAAGTCAAGTTTCAAGTTATTTAGAGGCAATAAAAACCCCGGATACGACCGTCGTAAAGCCAAAAGAAGAACCACAGCAAAAATATTATATCCGTCCAAACAAAAAAGACCAAAATGTTCAATGCTACCAGGCAATTATATGGTATAAGCCAGATGCAGAGATGGAGAATATACGTGCCTACACAGTTGTTCATAATATCGCTGATTTGGTTGAAGAAGTTGTTTATTCACCAGCAGATATTATTGAAAACGATAAATCCGCAGACGAAATTCGTCAGCATGGGTTTAAGCTTTTGATGCAGACAACCAGTACAAAAGAAGCCATAAAGTCCTATCTAGAAGGCACCATCTTTATGGAAAAGCTGGAGTTTGAATCTATTACAGAGCAACAGTACGCTGAATTTTTAGCAGCACAAAGCCAACCGGAAGAATCCAATGAAATCAAGATTCCGGAAACATCAAAAAAATATGTAGAAAGTCAAGAAAAAAAAGAAAAACAAGATATTTCAATCAATACAAAACAAAGCATGATTAGTGTGAATATCGATAAGTTGGATAAACTTATGGACATGGTAGGTGAGTTGGTTATAGCAGAAGCCATGGTCACTCAAAATCCAGAGATGATTGACCTAGAAATTGAAAGCTTTGATAAGGCGTCAAGACAATTGCACAAAATCACTGGAGAGCTTCAAGATATGGTCATGGCCATTCGCATGATTCCGCTTTCAAAAACATTTATGAAAATGCATCGCATCGTTCGTGACATGACGCGTCGATTAGATAAGCAAGTTCAATTAGAAGTTTTTGGTGAAGAAACTGAAGTAGATAAAAATATTATAGAAAAGATTGCTGACCCATTGATGCATATTATCCGTAATGCTATTGACCATGGGATTGAAAGTGCATCTGAGAGGATAGAGAAAGGAAAATCATCTCAAGGCAGTATTATATTAGAAGCAAAAAATTCAGGTAGTGATGTATTAATTTGTATAAAAGATGATGGAAAGGGTTTGGATAAGAAAAAGTTATATGACAAAGCGATTGATCAAGGTTTAATCAATTCTTCTTTTGGGGAATTATCAGATCGAGAGTTGTATCACTTGATTTTACATCCGGGATTTTCCACAAAAGAAGAGGTGACAGAATTTTCAGGAAGAGGCGTTGGCATGGATGTTGTTGCCAAAAATATTGAAAGTGTTGGAGGAACTGTCCTTGTGGACAGTGTCCCAGGGGAAGGAACAACAATCACCTTAAAGATTCCTCTTACATTAGCGATTATAGAAGGAATGAATATTAAAGTAGGTCATTCAAGATTTACCCTTCCTATCGTGACCATAAGAGAATCATTTAGACCTCAAAACTCAGAAATCATAAAAGATACACATGGACAGGAGATGATTATGGTTCGGGGACTTTGCTATCCGATTGTCCGTTTGAAAGAGGAGTATGATATACCTCATGGAGAAGAAGATGTTGAAAAAGGAATCTTAATCATGGTAGAAGAAGACAATAAATCTTGCTGCATTTTTGCCGATGAATTGTTGGGGCAGCAACAAGTCGTTGTCAAAGCATTACCGGAATATGTTAAAAAATATAAACAAATAAAAGGACTTGGAGGATGTACGCTCTTAGGTGACGGAAGTATCAGTCTCATACTCGATGTTGGAGAATTTAACTTGTCAAACGTTAATGCAAAAGTTCAAGTATAA